A window from Corynebacterium urealyticum DSM 7109 encodes these proteins:
- a CDS encoding glutaredoxin family protein, which translates to MTDDEKKTVTLLTRATCGSCARVWEQIRPVVAAKNATLERVDVDEDPELKMEFGDRVPVVLIDDEEFACWEVDNEELAAALER; encoded by the coding sequence GTGACTGATGATGAGAAGAAAACCGTGACCCTCCTGACCCGTGCAACCTGCGGCTCCTGCGCCCGGGTCTGGGAGCAGATCCGCCCGGTCGTCGCGGCGAAAAACGCCACGCTGGAGCGGGTAGACGTCGACGAGGACCCGGAGTTGAAGATGGAATTCGGCGACCGCGTGCCCGTCGTCCTCATTGACGACGAGGAATTCGCCTGCTGGGAAGTCGACAACGAGGAGCTCGCGGCCGCGCTCGAGCGCTAA
- the hemC gene encoding hydroxymethylbilane synthase, translating into MTNNRRLLVGTRGSTLATTQAGHVRQGMIDAGYDAELHIVHTPGDASQASQIPVAKVGVGVFTETLRTALDERECDVAVHSFKDLPTAPDARFRAVVPKRVDSREVLISVDNKKLMELPEGAKVGTSAPRRVSQLRALRPDLQILPLRGNIGTRMGRVGDDLDAVILARAGLERVGWLDKAAESIDPELILPAPAQGALCVEVRADDEEAWNSVADQNHTPSYACVVSERTVLSTLEAGCSAPVAAHATLNEQQNQLTVTGGVFAIDGSRKLLETRTVDIDLAGDWRAAAAGVGAEIGRILLDAGAAELVAEARES; encoded by the coding sequence ATGACCAATAATCGCCGTTTGCTCGTCGGTACGCGTGGCTCCACGCTGGCTACGACGCAGGCAGGCCATGTCCGCCAGGGCATGATCGACGCCGGCTACGACGCCGAGCTGCATATCGTCCACACCCCGGGGGACGCCTCCCAGGCCTCCCAGATCCCGGTCGCAAAGGTCGGTGTGGGCGTGTTCACCGAGACGCTGCGCACCGCGCTGGACGAGCGCGAATGCGATGTGGCGGTTCACTCCTTCAAGGACCTGCCGACCGCCCCGGACGCCCGCTTCCGCGCGGTGGTCCCGAAGCGCGTGGACTCCCGCGAGGTTCTGATCAGCGTGGATAACAAGAAGCTGATGGAGCTGCCGGAAGGAGCGAAGGTCGGCACCTCCGCGCCGCGCCGCGTCTCCCAGCTGCGCGCCCTGCGCCCGGACCTGCAGATCCTGCCGCTGCGCGGGAACATTGGCACCCGCATGGGCCGGGTCGGGGACGACCTGGATGCCGTGATCCTCGCCCGCGCTGGGCTGGAGCGCGTCGGATGGCTGGACAAGGCCGCTGAGTCCATCGACCCAGAGCTCATCCTGCCCGCACCGGCACAAGGTGCACTGTGCGTAGAGGTTCGCGCGGACGACGAGGAAGCCTGGAACTCCGTGGCTGATCAGAACCACACCCCGAGCTACGCCTGCGTGGTCAGCGAGCGCACCGTGCTCTCCACCCTGGAAGCGGGCTGCTCCGCCCCGGTCGCAGCACACGCGACCCTCAACGAGCAGCAGAACCAGCTGACCGTCACCGGTGGTGTGTTTGCCATTGACGGCTCCCGCAAACTGCTGGAGACCCGCACCGTGGACATCGACCTGGCAGGCGACTGGCGCGCAGCCGCCGCCGGCGTCGGCGCCGAGATCGGCCGGATCCTGCTGGACGCCGGAGCCGCAGAACTCGTGGCGGAGGCCCGCGAGAGTTAA
- a CDS encoding HAD family hydrolase, whose product MPQNPSTAAFFDLDNTIIKGASTLWLALGLASRRFFTVGDVAGFAWKQAKFILSGTESQPDIASGKQRALEIVRGRSEAEVVALTEEIWENTIAQRIFPGARELAEEHLEAGHSVWLVTAAPVQLAQVIARALGFTGALGTVAEVSDGKFTGRLVGDILHGPEKRDAVAALAEQQGYDLSHCVAYSDSYNDMPLLSLVGRAVAVNADPRLAHAARVQGWPTVEYRKHDPKLTLRAAEASATAAGMLAAGAVGWFLLPSLTGALSRR is encoded by the coding sequence GTGCCGCAGAATCCCAGCACAGCAGCATTCTTTGACCTGGACAACACGATCATCAAGGGGGCCTCGACCCTCTGGCTGGCGTTGGGTCTAGCCTCCCGGCGCTTCTTCACCGTGGGGGACGTCGCGGGCTTCGCGTGGAAGCAGGCGAAGTTCATCCTCTCCGGCACTGAAAGCCAGCCGGATATCGCTTCTGGCAAGCAGCGGGCGCTCGAGATCGTGCGCGGCCGCAGCGAGGCAGAGGTCGTGGCACTCACGGAGGAGATCTGGGAGAACACGATTGCCCAGCGGATCTTCCCGGGCGCTCGCGAGCTCGCCGAGGAGCACCTGGAGGCAGGCCACAGCGTGTGGCTGGTGACCGCAGCTCCGGTACAGCTGGCGCAGGTCATCGCCCGCGCCCTGGGTTTCACCGGGGCGTTGGGCACGGTGGCGGAAGTCTCCGATGGGAAATTCACCGGCCGGCTGGTGGGAGATATCCTGCACGGGCCTGAGAAGCGGGATGCCGTGGCCGCCCTCGCGGAGCAGCAAGGCTACGACCTTTCGCACTGCGTGGCCTACTCGGATTCCTATAACGACATGCCCCTGCTCTCGTTGGTCGGGCGAGCCGTCGCAGTCAATGCAGACCCCCGCCTGGCGCATGCGGCTCGGGTACAGGGCTGGCCAACGGTGGAGTACCGAAAGCACGATCCGAAGCTCACGCTGCGGGCGGCCGAGGCCAGCGCGACGGCAGCGGGCATGCTGGCAGCCGGGGCGGTGGGGTGGTTTCTCCTCCCCTCCCTCACCGGCGCACTCTCCCGGCGCTAG
- a CDS encoding helix-turn-helix domain-containing protein has protein sequence MGGNDKGTFLTVAEVAELMRVSKMTVYRLVHAGDLPAVRVGRSFRVHEQAVSEYLGASVYDASEGQTG, from the coding sequence ATGGGTGGAAACGACAAAGGAACCTTTCTGACCGTCGCTGAGGTCGCAGAGCTGATGCGCGTGTCGAAGATGACCGTGTATCGCCTGGTGCACGCTGGCGACCTGCCAGCGGTGCGCGTGGGCCGCTCCTTCCGCGTCCACGAGCAGGCAGTGAGCGAGTACCTCGGTGCGTCCGTCTACGACGCCTCCGAGGGGCAGACTGGTTAG
- the proC gene encoding pyrroline-5-carboxylate reductase, producing MTRIAIIGGGNIGEALIAGLVADGIDPKNIIVANRSEDRLTELADRYGVLTAEDSVTAAVEADVLFNCVKPDGTLSVFDEVAEQLDDNDATTVAVSVAAGVTIGAMENVLPAGTPVVRVMPNTPMLVGKGTSAIAGGRFATKEQLETVRELLAKVGTAVVVKEKDIDAVTAVSGSGPAYFFLVAEAMVDAGVNLGLPRALAEQLAIGTAEGAAQMMANGLAEGGDGPVELRAKVSSPGGTTSMATRTLEEEGLRRAFFRAMEACRDRSVELGAPPKGD from the coding sequence ATGACTCGAATCGCAATCATCGGCGGCGGGAACATCGGCGAAGCATTGATCGCCGGGCTCGTCGCAGACGGAATTGACCCGAAGAATATCATCGTCGCGAACCGCAGCGAGGACCGCCTCACCGAGCTGGCGGACCGCTATGGCGTGCTGACCGCGGAGGACTCGGTCACCGCCGCGGTGGAAGCGGATGTCCTCTTCAACTGTGTGAAGCCCGACGGCACGCTGTCCGTGTTCGACGAGGTCGCGGAACAGCTGGACGATAACGACGCCACGACGGTCGCGGTGTCCGTTGCTGCCGGCGTGACCATCGGTGCGATGGAGAACGTGCTGCCCGCCGGCACTCCGGTGGTGCGCGTGATGCCGAATACTCCGATGCTGGTCGGCAAAGGAACCAGCGCGATCGCGGGTGGCCGCTTCGCGACCAAGGAGCAGCTGGAAACGGTGCGTGAGCTGCTGGCCAAGGTGGGCACCGCGGTGGTCGTCAAGGAGAAGGACATCGACGCGGTCACGGCGGTGTCCGGCTCGGGACCGGCCTATTTCTTCCTCGTCGCCGAGGCGATGGTGGACGCGGGGGTGAACCTGGGGCTGCCTCGCGCGCTGGCCGAGCAGCTTGCCATCGGCACCGCGGAGGGCGCGGCCCAGATGATGGCCAATGGTCTCGCCGAGGGTGGCGACGGTCCGGTGGAGCTGCGGGCGAAGGTCTCCAGTCCGGGTGGGACGACGTCCATGGCGACCCGCACCCTGGAGGAGGAGGGGCTGCGCCGCGCCTTCTTCCGTGCGATGGAGGCGTGCCGCGATCGATCCGTGGAACTGGGTGCCCCACCGAAGGGGGACTAG
- a CDS encoding glutamyl-tRNA reductase, which produces MAGHVHTGSAAVLLVGLSFRSAPVSLLEQVSTVDTDLPKLENALLDHDSLSEALVLSTCNRMEFYTVANAFHPGLDHIVDTIATYSGLDDSELEPHLYVHYSDAAVEHMLNVASGLDSMVLGEQQIIGQLRGAYEESKGAGTVGRTLHDLTQRALRTGKRVHSETEIDSAGSSMVSFALDRALTVLGIPEASSDALSGRRAVVIGAGAMASLASTHLGRLGIEHVTVANRTVDRAEQLASHAVEAGVPARGIGLDELPAALTGADIVVSATGAVGTVVSAADIKAAQQVRDGRQQVLIDLSMPRDIEQATADVPGVALLNIEELTGMTEDTIEDEDAARGIVAEELESFLEQQRAQAVVPTVKALRQQAMDALSNEMLALQRQTPGMSDEDREAVNRSMRRLVEKLLHTPTVQAKKLSAAGQSVSYPDALAALFNLPTGMTQQVSAVKGANAGSGQRKKQKPQENRVSTARAVYRSTYQDLTQASTPGGKDDDQ; this is translated from the coding sequence ATGGCTGGGCACGTCCATACCGGTTCCGCCGCTGTGCTGCTCGTCGGGCTTTCTTTCCGATCCGCTCCGGTTTCCCTCCTCGAGCAGGTCTCCACGGTCGACACCGACCTTCCCAAGCTGGAAAACGCCCTGCTCGATCACGACTCCCTCTCCGAGGCGCTGGTGCTATCTACCTGCAACCGGATGGAGTTCTACACGGTCGCCAACGCCTTCCACCCCGGCCTCGACCACATCGTGGACACCATCGCCACCTACTCCGGCCTTGACGATAGTGAGCTGGAACCGCACCTCTACGTTCACTACTCCGACGCCGCGGTGGAGCACATGCTCAACGTGGCCTCCGGCCTGGACTCCATGGTGCTGGGGGAGCAGCAGATCATCGGTCAGCTCCGTGGCGCCTATGAGGAATCGAAGGGGGCCGGCACGGTCGGGCGTACCCTCCACGACCTGACCCAGCGAGCCCTGCGCACTGGCAAACGCGTCCACAGCGAGACGGAGATCGACTCCGCCGGCTCCTCGATGGTGAGCTTCGCCCTCGACCGGGCACTGACCGTGCTGGGGATCCCGGAGGCCAGCAGCGACGCGTTGAGCGGGCGCCGCGCCGTCGTCATCGGGGCCGGGGCGATGGCCTCCCTCGCATCCACCCACCTCGGACGCCTCGGTATCGAGCACGTGACCGTTGCCAACCGCACCGTCGACCGCGCCGAGCAGCTGGCCTCCCACGCTGTGGAGGCCGGTGTGCCGGCCCGCGGCATCGGCTTGGACGAACTGCCTGCGGCACTGACGGGGGCGGATATCGTCGTCTCCGCGACGGGTGCGGTGGGCACCGTCGTCAGCGCGGCGGACATCAAGGCCGCGCAACAGGTCCGCGATGGTCGCCAGCAGGTCCTCATCGACCTGTCCATGCCCCGCGATATCGAACAGGCCACGGCCGACGTGCCGGGGGTCGCGCTGCTCAACATCGAAGAACTCACCGGGATGACCGAGGACACCATCGAGGACGAGGACGCCGCCCGCGGCATCGTCGCCGAGGAGCTCGAAAGCTTCCTGGAGCAGCAGCGCGCCCAGGCTGTTGTCCCCACCGTCAAGGCGCTGCGCCAGCAGGCCATGGATGCGCTCAGCAATGAGATGCTCGCGCTGCAGCGACAGACGCCGGGGATGTCCGATGAGGACCGCGAGGCCGTGAACCGCTCGATGCGCCGCCTCGTCGAGAAGCTGCTGCACACCCCGACGGTGCAGGCCAAGAAGCTTTCTGCCGCGGGCCAGTCCGTCAGCTACCCCGATGCCCTGGCAGCGCTGTTCAACCTGCCGACCGGCATGACCCAGCAGGTCAGCGCGGTGAAAGGTGCGAACGCGGGCAGCGGGCAGCGGAAGAAGCAAAAACCGCAAGAAAATCGAGTATCCACCGCGCGGGCCGTGTACCGCTCGACATACCAGGACCTGACTCAGGCCTCGACCCCAGGAGGGAAAGACGATGACCAATAA
- the mshA gene encoding D-inositol-3-phosphate glycosyltransferase, producing MRIAMISMHTSPLEQAGTGDAGGMNVYIRNTAEQLAKLGLSVDIFTRATRPLQGEVVELGDGVRVINCVAGPYEGLSKEELPTQLAAFTGSVLAFTRQHGLSYDLIHSHYWLSGQVAWLLRDLWNIRWVHTPHTLAAVKNNYLSEGDHREPESRRICEQQIVDNADVLIVNTDAEVADVEEGYDSHKARIAVVTPGADIEKFTPGTERATENARRALGIPLSAKVIGFVGRLQRLKGPHVLLQAAATLIERYPDMPIRVLICGGPSGSGLERPKCLEELAEELGISRAVRFLKPRPPEELVSIYQAADVVAMPSANESFGLVALEAQATGTPVVATRIGGLQAAVAEGKSGLLVDGQDPQAWADALGQLLSDDDQRIAMAEYAPQHAARYSWENTAKQLVELYRSLPTMPEEGPAERHPAGSAN from the coding sequence ATGCGCATCGCGATGATCTCTATGCACACTTCTCCGCTGGAACAGGCGGGAACCGGCGACGCCGGCGGAATGAACGTCTACATCCGAAACACCGCCGAACAGCTGGCCAAACTGGGCTTAAGTGTGGACATCTTCACCCGCGCCACCCGGCCGCTGCAGGGGGAGGTCGTGGAACTCGGTGACGGGGTGCGGGTGATCAATTGCGTGGCCGGACCCTATGAGGGGCTGAGCAAGGAGGAGCTGCCGACTCAGCTGGCCGCGTTCACCGGCTCCGTGCTCGCCTTCACCCGGCAACACGGGCTGAGCTATGACCTCATCCACTCCCACTACTGGCTCTCTGGCCAGGTCGCGTGGCTGCTGCGAGACCTGTGGAATATTCGCTGGGTCCACACCCCGCACACGCTGGCCGCAGTGAAGAATAACTACCTCTCCGAGGGGGATCACCGGGAGCCGGAGTCCCGTCGCATCTGTGAGCAGCAGATCGTGGACAACGCCGACGTCCTCATCGTCAACACCGACGCCGAGGTCGCGGACGTCGAGGAGGGCTACGACTCCCATAAGGCCCGCATCGCGGTGGTCACCCCTGGCGCCGATATTGAAAAATTCACCCCCGGCACCGAACGCGCCACCGAGAACGCCCGCCGAGCTCTGGGAATCCCGCTCTCTGCGAAAGTGATCGGCTTCGTGGGGCGCCTCCAGCGACTCAAGGGGCCTCACGTGCTGCTGCAGGCCGCCGCGACCCTCATCGAGCGCTACCCGGATATGCCGATCCGCGTGCTGATCTGCGGCGGGCCGAGCGGTTCCGGGCTGGAGCGCCCGAAGTGCCTGGAGGAGCTCGCCGAGGAGCTGGGAATTTCGCGCGCGGTGCGCTTCTTGAAGCCCCGCCCGCCCGAGGAGCTCGTCTCGATCTACCAGGCCGCGGACGTGGTGGCGATGCCGAGCGCGAATGAATCCTTCGGTCTGGTCGCCCTGGAGGCGCAAGCCACCGGCACGCCCGTGGTCGCCACCCGCATCGGAGGGCTGCAGGCCGCGGTCGCGGAGGGGAAGTCTGGTCTGCTGGTCGACGGCCAGGATCCGCAAGCCTGGGCCGATGCGCTGGGCCAGTTGCTTTCCGACGACGACCAGCGCATCGCGATGGCGGAGTACGCGCCCCAGCACGCCGCCCGCTATAGCTGGGAGAATACGGCCAAACAGCTGGTGGAGCTCTACCGAAGCCTCCCGACGATGCCGGAGGAAGGTCCCGCGGAGCGTCACCCTGCGGGCAGCGCGAATTAA
- a CDS encoding 30S ribosomal protein bS22 — protein MGSVIKKRRKRMSKKKHRKMLKRTRVQRRKLGK, from the coding sequence ATGGGTTCTGTGATTAAGAAGCGCCGCAAGCGCATGTCCAAGAAGAAGCACCGCAAGATGCTGAAGCGTACCCGCGTGCAGCGTCGCAAGCTGGGCAAGTAA
- a CDS encoding Ppx/GppA phosphatase family protein — protein MRLGVLDVGSNTVHLVVVDAQYGGPPTPMSNWKTPMRLVEYLSKKGNINSKGIDKLTRGVGLASEMAEQFRCEELLPFATSAIRSANNSEKVLDAVEDATGVRLRILTGEEEARLTFLAVRRWYGWSAGRICDLDIGGGSLEMSVGTTESPDVALSLDLGAGRLTREWFDSDPPSRKSVKNLREFIEDQLDANIKEFQEAGPIDVAVGTSKTFRMLARLTGAAPSSAGPRVKRTLTQPGLRQLIAFISRMTAADRAELEGVSQERSHQVVAGALVAEAAMRKLGLESLDICPWALREGMIFHHTDVAFEDFS, from the coding sequence GTGAGATTAGGTGTCTTGGACGTTGGCAGTAATACGGTTCACCTCGTGGTTGTGGATGCCCAGTACGGTGGCCCGCCAACTCCCATGAGTAATTGGAAAACCCCCATGCGGTTGGTGGAGTACCTCTCGAAGAAGGGGAACATCAACTCGAAGGGGATCGATAAGCTCACGCGTGGCGTTGGGTTGGCTTCGGAGATGGCGGAGCAGTTCCGCTGTGAGGAGCTGCTGCCGTTTGCGACGTCGGCGATCCGTTCCGCGAATAATTCCGAAAAGGTGCTGGACGCTGTCGAGGACGCCACTGGCGTGCGGCTGCGAATCCTTACGGGCGAAGAAGAAGCCCGACTGACCTTCCTCGCGGTGCGCCGCTGGTACGGCTGGTCGGCCGGCCGCATTTGCGACCTCGACATCGGCGGGGGTTCCCTGGAGATGTCCGTGGGAACCACCGAGAGCCCGGACGTGGCACTGAGCCTGGATCTGGGTGCGGGGCGGCTGACCCGGGAATGGTTCGACAGTGATCCGCCGTCCCGGAAGTCCGTGAAGAACCTGCGGGAGTTCATCGAAGATCAGCTGGACGCCAATATCAAGGAGTTCCAGGAGGCCGGCCCGATCGATGTGGCGGTGGGGACCTCCAAGACTTTCCGTATGCTTGCCCGCTTGACTGGTGCAGCACCGAGCTCTGCGGGGCCACGGGTGAAGCGCACCCTGACCCAGCCTGGCCTGCGGCAGCTCATCGCTTTCATCTCCCGCATGACCGCGGCGGACCGGGCGGAGCTGGAGGGAGTGAGCCAGGAACGTTCCCATCAGGTGGTGGCTGGCGCGCTGGTCGCGGAGGCGGCGATGCGCAAGTTGGGCCTGGAGTCCTTGGATATTTGCCCATGGGCGCTACGTGAGGGAATGATCTTCCACCACACGGATGTAGCGTTTGAAGATTTTTCTTAG
- a CDS encoding YbjN domain-containing protein, protein MNLEKISALLDEADVDYVESGGNLVVVLPGERRLKTNCLFIPQEGMFRVEAFVCRAVEEAQEEVYRLLLQANRRTYGVHYTLDGNNDIYLVGQFGESTTAEDIQRILGQVLERADGDFNRILERGFESSIRHEWAWRLSRGEPTFNLGAFQRLRPTDEEVDRLAPMPGKSPREVVAEQAAAAPAGSEEESKETTEQDAE, encoded by the coding sequence ATGAACCTCGAAAAGATCTCTGCGCTCTTAGATGAAGCCGACGTCGACTACGTCGAATCCGGCGGCAACCTGGTTGTCGTCCTCCCTGGGGAACGCAGGCTCAAGACCAACTGCCTCTTCATCCCGCAGGAGGGCATGTTCCGGGTCGAGGCCTTTGTGTGCCGCGCGGTGGAGGAGGCCCAGGAGGAGGTCTACCGGCTGCTGCTGCAGGCCAACCGCCGGACCTACGGGGTGCATTACACCCTCGATGGCAATAACGACATCTACTTGGTCGGGCAGTTCGGTGAATCCACCACTGCCGAGGATATCCAGCGGATCCTGGGGCAGGTGCTGGAGCGCGCGGATGGGGACTTCAACCGCATCCTGGAACGCGGCTTCGAATCCTCCATCCGCCACGAATGGGCCTGGCGGCTCTCCCGCGGCGAGCCGACCTTCAACCTGGGCGCCTTCCAGCGCCTGCGTCCCACCGACGAGGAGGTCGACCGGCTGGCACCCATGCCCGGCAAGTCCCCGCGCGAGGTCGTGGCTGAACAGGCTGCCGCCGCGCCAGCCGGGTCTGAGGAGGAAAGCAAGGAGACCACCGAGCAGGACGCTGAGTAG
- a CDS encoding phosphoglyceromutase — translation MSNTEGTLILLRHGQSEWNATNQFTGWVDVSLTDQGKAEAKRAGQLIKDAAVEPTVLFTSLLRRAIMTANIALNEADRHWIPVQRDWRLNERHYGALQGLNKAETRDKYGEEQFMSWRRSYDTPPPQIDVDSEYAQTNDVRYADLPEVPRTECLQDVVNRLVPYYEAEIEPRLKAGETVLVVAHGNSLRALVKHLDEISDEDIAQLNLPTGMPLVYKFDSNGAVKVKGGEYLDPEAAAAGAAAVAAEGKK, via the coding sequence ATGAGCAACACTGAAGGAACACTGATCCTCCTCCGCCACGGGCAGAGCGAATGGAACGCAACGAATCAGTTCACCGGCTGGGTGGACGTCAGCCTCACCGACCAGGGCAAGGCCGAGGCCAAGCGCGCTGGCCAGCTGATTAAGGACGCCGCCGTCGAGCCGACCGTCCTGTTCACCTCTCTGCTGCGCCGCGCGATCATGACCGCGAATATCGCGCTGAACGAGGCGGACCGCCACTGGATCCCGGTGCAGCGCGACTGGCGCCTCAACGAGCGCCACTACGGTGCGCTGCAGGGCCTGAACAAGGCAGAGACTCGCGACAAGTACGGCGAAGAGCAGTTCATGTCCTGGCGTCGCAGCTACGACACCCCGCCGCCGCAGATCGACGTGGATAGCGAGTACGCGCAGACCAACGACGTGCGCTACGCCGATCTGCCGGAGGTCCCGCGCACCGAGTGCCTGCAGGACGTCGTTAATCGCCTCGTCCCGTACTACGAGGCCGAGATCGAGCCGCGCCTGAAGGCCGGGGAGACCGTCCTCGTTGTCGCGCACGGCAACTCCCTGCGCGCGCTGGTCAAGCACCTGGACGAGATCTCCGATGAGGACATCGCCCAGCTCAACCTGCCGACCGGTATGCCGCTGGTCTACAAGTTCGACAGCAATGGTGCGGTCAAGGTCAAGGGTGGCGAGTACCTCGACCCGGAGGCAGCAGCAGCCGGTGCGGCCGCCGTAGCCGCCGAGGGTAAGAAGTAA
- a CDS encoding uroporphyrinogen-III synthase, whose protein sequence is MEKISMTTSGLTPQGTGRVLFVGAGPGNPELLTVRAQKALESTAHAWVDPDVLEGVRALVGAQVPVPQHKIDAAEAEWQAKVAAAKEAGARRKPPRPAPPTAAEIRIAAPFVGEGAVAEGETEPVHQLTASQIAEEMAALAREGEDVIRLVAGNPLSNQAVMLELQEVANLGVDFQVVPGMTGSVAVPAFTGIGVGSDFTEADVRGGADWDQLASAGLPLILTAAPGDLATIANELKERNIPGSTAATVTLHGTTRKQRSYDVTLDTLKSVAAASGPAAKEGELPEQLLVTIGSQAGNRSKYSWWENRALYGWTVLVPRPKAQAAPMSTRLASHGAIPVEVPTISVEPPRTPAQMERAIKNLVDGHYCWVVFTSVNAVKATWEKLQDFGLDARALAGVRVAAVGPKTASAVQALGITPELLPKDDARNASGIVDVFPARDPDLDLVDRVLLPRADIATEVLVEGLLKLGWKVDDVVAYRTVRAAPPAPEIRDMIKSGGFDAVCFTSSSTVKNLVGIAGKPHSRTIIACIGPMAAQTAREHGLRVDVMPEVAGVPELVDALAAHVADLRAKGQLPPPRKRRRRRKKTSEQSATAK, encoded by the coding sequence ATGGAAAAGATCAGTATGACTACCTCCGGACTTACCCCGCAGGGGACAGGCCGCGTCCTGTTCGTTGGTGCCGGCCCCGGAAATCCGGAACTGCTGACCGTTCGCGCCCAGAAGGCTCTGGAGAGCACCGCCCACGCGTGGGTGGACCCCGACGTCCTGGAAGGCGTGCGTGCCCTGGTGGGGGCCCAGGTGCCCGTCCCACAGCACAAGATCGATGCTGCCGAGGCCGAGTGGCAGGCCAAGGTCGCCGCGGCGAAGGAGGCCGGCGCTCGCCGGAAGCCACCCCGCCCCGCGCCGCCGACCGCCGCTGAGATCCGGATCGCTGCGCCCTTCGTCGGGGAGGGTGCAGTGGCAGAGGGGGAGACCGAGCCGGTCCACCAGCTGACCGCGAGTCAGATCGCCGAGGAGATGGCCGCGCTGGCCCGCGAGGGCGAGGATGTCATCCGCCTGGTGGCGGGCAACCCGCTGTCCAACCAGGCCGTGATGTTGGAGCTGCAGGAGGTTGCAAACCTGGGCGTGGACTTCCAGGTCGTTCCTGGCATGACCGGCTCGGTCGCAGTGCCCGCGTTCACGGGCATCGGCGTGGGCTCGGACTTCACGGAGGCCGATGTGCGCGGTGGCGCGGACTGGGACCAGCTGGCCTCCGCGGGACTACCGCTGATCCTCACCGCCGCGCCGGGGGACCTGGCCACCATCGCCAACGAGCTGAAGGAACGCAATATCCCGGGCTCGACGGCGGCGACCGTCACCCTGCATGGCACGACCCGCAAGCAGCGCAGCTACGACGTCACCCTGGACACCCTGAAGTCTGTCGCAGCGGCCTCCGGGCCCGCGGCGAAGGAAGGCGAGCTGCCGGAGCAGCTGTTGGTCACGATCGGTTCCCAGGCGGGCAACCGCAGCAAGTACTCCTGGTGGGAGAACCGCGCCCTCTACGGCTGGACCGTGCTGGTGCCGCGCCCGAAGGCGCAGGCCGCGCCGATGAGCACCCGCCTGGCAAGTCACGGCGCGATCCCGGTTGAGGTGCCAACGATCTCCGTTGAGCCGCCACGCACCCCGGCGCAGATGGAGCGCGCCATCAAGAACCTCGTGGATGGCCACTACTGCTGGGTGGTCTTCACCTCCGTCAACGCGGTGAAGGCGACCTGGGAGAAGCTCCAGGACTTCGGCCTCGACGCCCGCGCCCTGGCTGGTGTGCGCGTGGCCGCGGTGGGGCCGAAGACCGCCAGCGCGGTGCAGGCCCTGGGCATCACCCCGGAACTGCTGCCCAAGGACGACGCCCGCAACGCCTCCGGCATCGTCGATGTGTTCCCGGCCCGCGACCCGGACCTGGACCTGGTAGACCGGGTGCTGCTGCCGCGCGCGGACATTGCGACGGAGGTGCTGGTCGAGGGACTGCTGAAGCTGGGCTGGAAGGTCGACGACGTCGTCGCCTACCGCACCGTCCGCGCCGCCCCTCCGGCCCCGGAGATCCGCGACATGATCAAGTCCGGTGGCTTCGACGCGGTATGCTTCACCTCCTCCTCGACGGTGAAGAACCTGGTGGGTATCGCCGGTAAGCCACACTCGCGGACCATCATCGCCTGCATCGGCCCGATGGCGGCCCAGACCGCCCGGGAGCACGGGCTTCGGGTGGACGTTATGCCGGAGGTCGCCGGCGTACCGGAGCTGGTGGATGCGCTGGCCGCCCACGTGGCGGACCTGCGTGCGAAGGGGCAGCTGCCACCGCCGCGCAAGCGCCGTCGTCGTCGGAAGAAGACGAGCGAGCAGAGCGCAACGGCGAAGTAA